The DNA window TGCTCATAACTCGGTTTTTCACGAAAGGACCAAGCATATTGAGATTGACTATCATATTACTCGCCATCACTTTCAGAATTAATGGCACATTGACATTGCCATTTGTTTCTTCCTCCTTAAGACGTGCAGATTTATTTACTAAATCTTTGTCCTCTTCGCGCTTTCGTTTTTTGACAGACAAATTCTCGATGCTAATTGCTATCGCATCATGAGTTTGAGGGGAATGTTAGCGTAATTAGTATGCTATTGTAGGGAAGTATAGTCTTTTCCTTTATTATTTAGTTTTGCCTATATAAAAGCCTCTTATGttattttaggatttaagcctttcttttttattcttaGCCTTTATTCCTTtgtatcttattattttattcaatcaATGGTTTTGGATTCCTCCATTAATGTTATCAGTTTGAgcttttattttatgcaaaggaagttttatttaaaaatagatataattaaaattgaaaattgacaagtaaaataaaattgtggTTTTGAAAGtttagaatataaataaaaaaattaaaaagatggaATATTTATGCGTGATTAgactatataaaaaaagtatttcttttttggtttttttcatactcttctaaaaagaattaaaaatttatatgaatttaaacttttttcgtACAATCAAAtctactaatttttaaaattacacataatgaaaattaatatatttttattttataataatgcaAAATTGAAGTTATGGTATTAAATGTAAAGTATATAACTTGACTATATTATAGGCACATCAAATAATTTATTCGTTTTTCTTAAACTAAACATGTTCGTTTTGGAAAGggttaatatcaaaaaaattcaccaattttatacgttttttcaatttaatcacaccttttaaaacttgtcataaaaatacaacaacattcatttTTCCAAATCCATACACTGTGTCAATatgacactcattcattagtGTAATTTGTTGAGATGGAGTTGATAgaagtagaaatactcctatctaTATATATGTTTCAAGTTATTAATTGCATATTATTTGTCGttttttgtgttatttattgTCTTATTATCATTTTGAGCTTTTCAGGAAAAATATGTAACTATGGTTGATTATGGAGCATTTTGGTATAATTTGGAAGCCACGGAGTCAAAGAGCATTTTAGAGCGGAAATGGGGAGCAAAATGCAACTTCTGGCTTATTTGTCGCACACCTGTACACGTTCGCACACCTAATGATGAAGGAGTGGGCAAGCAAATGATGATCTAGACAGAAGTTGTATTGTTTTTAGGAGCCAAAATTTTGGCCAAGTCAAGGGGTGTGCGAATGCACATCCCCATGAAGGAATGAGTGTGCGATCACACACTCCCCGGACCAAAAGagtagtgtgcgttcgcacacccttGTGCACGAACGCACACTTAGCGGAAAATACACAACTAAAGTGACAACAATATCCTTGAATCAACTCCGAAAACCACAAATCTCGAGGGCACTTCTGGGTTTTCATGTTAGCTCGACCTAAAGTGATGCATTATGAGTAAAGACGTATAAATGCCACATTATCTTACCGAAGCAAGGGTTCGCGATATTAGACATTAGTTTTTACATTATTTCagcataaattttttattattactcaCCATTGCgattatattcaaatttttctAAGATTTCTATTGGAATTCTAGCAATTACGATACGACGATTGTTGAGAGATTTATAATTATTGCTACTTTTATAACTATGACTTCTATATATGATTTTGTTGAGTTTTCCATAAATATGCGTAACTAAACCCATTGTCTGGGTTATTAGTTGAATTTATGCATAgttaattaattggatttaTGGGGGATTGTTCGAAATATGTATTGATTATTGAACTAAGGATCACTTTCATTCCCCGAACTTGtatcaaagtatcaaaaaagttcaaaactgGAAAACCagatcacttataccctgaatTTGTATAAACCGGATCAAAAAGACCCCTTTGCTAACGTGGCGCTCTAATTTAAAAGTGAGATTTAGATCAATCATAATCAACACTAATTAATCTCTAACTAATCATACTTAATCACCAAGTAATTACAATCCAAATGGAGGACTTCTTTGAACTTTTAcctacaaaataattttttttggagcTGCTTCTCCTTGTTTTTCCGAGGAGTGAGGAGCAAATCTGCTCCTCTAATGAAGAGTAGAGGCTCCTCGTGAAAGAGGAGCTCTGCTCCTCATTTGAGGAGCAGAAGCTCCTCGGAAAAACGAGGAGCTATGCTCCTTAGTTTAGGAGCAAGCTCCTCGGTttcgaggaggaggagctcctcTTCGCCTGAAaacgaatttttaaaaaattatgaaaaatgccATAAGATCCctatgttttttaaatattattaataaaataaataaattattaaaattaattattaattgaaaaattttatacgttaatttgaaaaaattgtaaattttagcACCATTTTaacctcttttttttttgttaaaatccaCTTTGAAAGAAAACCACTATCTAAAACTGGATAGTGTACTTCACTCTCTGAGGTGAGAGTAGGGAGGGGTGTTCTTGAGCTGAAATAcgcaagttcagggtataaatgatCATGTTTTCCAgctttggacgtttttgatattttgacacAAGTTTAAGGATGAAAGTGAACCTTTATTCATTGATTATTGTTCTTAATGCGTGAATTGATTTGGCCAATTTGTTCACTACCTTGTGTTTCTGTTTCGACTCGAaagagtttaattaaaatagatcgaTATAATCAATAATGTAGGAGTCAATAATAACACGAGAATCTGTTCTTTGTGTGTACTTAATAAACatcaattgattaattaattaggttAACTATAACATGAGAGCGAGTGATTGCCTGATAactattaattgtttatttttgccTGCAGCTGGGCTGtgcaaaaatcaaaacaaaccgAACTGTTTCACCGAACGGAACCAAAATTACAACTATGGTTTTGGTTAGGTTTTGTAATTAGGTAAAAGTTTGGTGTTCGATTTTCTGTTCGGTTTGAgcattttaaaaaccaaaaaaccgaacaatcaaataaaaaataataaaatatatataaattaatgtaaatttatattttttggttttgtttctttattaTAATTGATATGTAAGtacaaacatataaatatgctaaaaaaatatataataatatttattagacacattatttaatattagaattaattttatgataaaaaaaattagaaaatagagaaaataaaaaaattcgttTTTAACCGAATCAAATCGAACCAACCCaaaatttttggttcggtttagtgtaagtcaaaattaaaatttccggtttggtttgaaatttttaccAAACTTCGGTGTTTGGTTTGTTCGGTTTTGTGACCAAATCGACCGAACTAACCGAATGCACAACCCCACCTGTAACGGTTTAAGAGAGAGCTTTAGGTGCGTTTGATTAGTTTGAACTACAATTTAACAACGTAATTTATAACCCATGAAATTAATGGCATAATGAAATTTGCTAACTCTGATCTTccctattaattattgtttaaactctattttaactacatttttagtttattttaattataattgtcAAACATGccatttaatttaattgcttCCATCAAAGTCATCTTCTTATCTATTCAAATTTGGTATTGTAGCTGGGTCTATTTAATAGCTTTTTTTGTGAGTACGATTTTGGACTCCAGAGTCTAACAACAAGTTGTCATATGTACGTTTGTATATTTATACCtacagaaaattatttttcggCTGTCATCTCAACAAATTATGACTTAGTGTATggatttgaataaaaatgaaacTTGTGTATTATTGACAAGTTTTAaaagacgtgattaaaataaaaaaacgtgttaaaattgatgaatttttatgatattactccttttaaaaattaaaattaaaattagaaattcaatatttatttattaaaacatattaACTTATATCATTATACTGTATCTaatatattttaagaattttataTGTCTAATGTAGTCTAATTAGATACTTACATGTCTTGCTAAgtaagttaattttatattaaaattaaaatttgaatataattagaattgcttttgaaaaaataaatacttatataaaaaaaattaataaaaaaaaattatattcggCTTTTTTATAAGAAGTTGTATAAACAACtctagtttaaaaaaattaattgcgtaagaaataaaaaaaatagtttttttaatataaatcttTTATTAACCGACATTAAAAGAATTCACAATAGATAAAATGTATTTCTGCTGATCTTGTATAGAACGGGTTgcttgaagaaaaaaaaacaagtgcAACAATGTCCACAAGATTGACctgtaaatttaaaaattaaatcgtatAACTGGTTAAATAGAGTAATAGTACAATAAAACCTTTTGTACTTTCATGGAAGAACATAAAATAAAGACAAATAGATATGATTGTTTTACCAAAagtgaaaatatattaaaaaaattgtcgtCTCAAACCCATTACAAGGCTGGACTCATCGTCTCACcactttcaaaattaaatttttggttttagagagaatttagaaatatttttaaagacaAATAGATATGGTGAAAAAACATTAACTAATCTAATTGTCCTTTAAAAGCATTTTATTCTATAATTCATTTGTCCCATTTTATTTGATAAGATGAGATGACtacaaaacaatattttaagACAATTCAATAAATAAAGTGTCATTGTATTGGCCACATCAATATTGGAAAAATAAAGGCCAAACCCATCTTAAGGCTCTTGTACTTTaccatttttatttatgaagCCTTTATCTCGAAAAAGTTATTTGACCAGTCCCTGTACTCACTTAATCTTCAAAAAGAAGGCCCTTTTCAGGACGGAATGGGCTGCGTGCTGACCAATCGCCGTTAGGTAACGGAAGTAATATACACATCATTATTTTTTAGCACACTGAATGGGACACGCTGGAAATAGAGTCCACGTGTGTTAGCCACGTCATTAAAAAAACACTTAATTTTCTAGGGTTTCTCTCTTTCCCTTATTAAGTACCTCGTtgctccttttttttttttcaaattctagggtttctttgttttcttgattttctcCATAGCCGCTGTCCCTATTCTCTGAAATTGCAAGATCTCGTCTTCAACTGGTGATGAAACTGAGTACGACGGTGTTATTCCTCCTGCCGACATTCGTAATTGCAAGTGTGGGAAGAAGGCAAGACTGTTGGTCTCCTGGTCTGACAAGAATCCAGGAAGGAGGTTTTTCCACTGCAAGGTACATTTTTCTTCAGCTTTTCTCTCTGTTTATGTGTGTAGGGTTATCTGATTTGTTTCaagaaattagggtttaatgaaattagggtttttctttttattggcATCTGATTTAGGTTTTCTCGTTAAGTGAAACAAATGTCGTGTTATGTATTGTTGGTTTTGTATTGCGCGACAGTTTTGGATTTAGGTGTTTAGGGTTTCGTACTGTTGgtttatgttttcttttttctGAAATTTTTTCGAAAATTTAGGGTTTTGTACAGTTGGTTTGTGTATTAGGTTGCTGGTGACTTAGGTTTAttgatgtgtgttgtgtgttttGTACTTGTAGGGAAACCAGTGCTCTTACTTTTACTGGTATGATGAAGAGTACGCTTACCATATCAAAATGATGTTGAAGAACCTGAAACATGAAGGAGAGGCGTTGAACAAGGAGGCTGAGTTTCTGAGGGGTGAAGTATTTCGCTTGAAATACATAATGGAGCACGCCAGCACTCTCGATGCCATTGAGATGGAGAAGAAGTTGAATGAGTTGAAAGCTGAGAAAGCTACGCTGGAATCTACTGTCGCTGATCTGAACGAGGAGTTGAAGATGGAGCTGAAAAAGAAAATGGAGGAACTCCAGAAGTATGAGAAAGATCTGAAGTCCATGAAGTTGAAGAAGGAGTTGTCCAACTATCTTGTCATTGCCATTGCTTCTCTGATGATTAGTTTAGTTATTATGAGAAATTTCAATTAGTGTAGGTATTATGTTAAGTGTTTAAGTACAATTATCTTAGTAAACCTACTTCTAATTAGGTTGGTCTGTGTAACCAACTTAACCGTATGTTTGAACTTATTAGTATGTTgaacaaaatattaatattattaatgcaTGTTAGTgcagtattattaaaattattgtgTTTGTTGTTAAAATTAGCTAAATGATTTGTAATTGTGCATAACTTGTATTTGctttgaaatattattaatgcATGTTCCAGGACCCTCAATATGCTTTGAAATAGGCACTTTAGGTTTAGGTTAAGTGCAAACTGCATACTGAAAATATCAGTTTTAAACACATTGAAAAAGTGTCATTCCAAAACCTGAATAAATAGATGGACCTAAAAACCAATGCATGTGATTGTAGATCAGTTTTGTGCACTCAATCATTCACAAAACCTGAATAGATAGACTTAAATACATACAAAATAAGTTAATAAGTCCAAAATAAGGGTGATTGTAGCAACCTTAATAGATACAAACCTAAATACATACAAAATAGGTTAAGTTCTAAATATGCCTGTTTCAGTAAGGCAAGACAAGGTTAATATCTGGCATTTTCATATAGCCACAAAAATAGTTCCAAAATGTGTCACCATATTTTGCAAAACTATGACAAAATATGTTCAAAATAGGCATTTAACAAGCCTAAAAAACATGGTATTCTCTTCAACGCTTCTTGGATTGAAGTTGGCTTAAGCTGACAGCCTTCTTCCCTTTCCACTGCAGCCCTTTCCTTGGCCTGGGTGCATATGACTTTGTTGGTGGTACCTCCGGTAGTGGAGCAGAATGTGGTGGTGCAGACAGTGGTGCAGAAAATGGTGCAGAATGTGGTGCAGAATGTGGTGTAGAAGGTGATGCAACCTGAAATAAGTAGAACAAACTACACTCACAACCTGAAATGACAAGCAATTACAGCTAATAGGAAGAACAGGAACTACACTCACAGATTTTGTCCAAGATGGGATGTGTTTAGTGATCATAGCATCATTGAATTCATGTAGGTCTCCAATAGAGGAATGCAACCAAGCAAGTGCATCCTCCAAAGTTTTTGGTTGGGTTAAATCCATGCCTTCTGGTTGGGTGAAATCAATAATTTCTGCCTCAGGCTGGACCTCAGGATGGACCTCAGACTGGACCTCAGGCTGGACCTCATGATGGCCCTCAGGCTGGACCTCAGGATGGCCCACAGGCTGGACCCCATTCTGGACATCATTCTGGACCTCATTCTGGACTTGAGGCTGGACTAATGATCTATGTCTGTGTCTCCTGTTTTGTTGGCCAAATTGTGCTTGTAATTCTGCAGATGCTCTTTCTCTATGCCTCTTTCTTTTACCACCAAACCGGGCAATCAAGTTAGCTGATGGTCTAGGAGGTTCTGATGTTGATGCACCATCTCCTTTTTTCCTTGCTCTTGTTTTTTTAGCAGGAAGAGTAGGGTCCTGGTACATGCAGAATGTGATGTTAGTTGGGAATAAATTGCCTAAAACAATATATGAATCAAAGTAATTTGTCACTTACCCTATTAGGACATCCCCTGGCATTATGACCTGGCTGACCACAAGTGTGACACCTCATCACTCTTCCTTGTCTAGATAGCTTTCCAGTCTTGCTTACTGGAGTCTTCTTTGTTTCATGAATGTCGCGCTTCCTAGCCTTTTTTGGTCGCCCTGGCAGTCTCCTATAGGGTGGGCATTCTACAGGTTCAATAGGACTTTCTGGCCACATTAACTTGCCTCTCATTGGTCTCAACATGAACTGGTATGCAGCTTTGTACTTGTCTACTTTATATCAGTCATGGACATAATTCTCAGGCTTCCCTTTGCCACTGTGAATTGCTGGTATGGAATGCTGGCAAGGTATACCAGTGCGGTCCCACTCTCTACAACTACATGTTCTTAATGCAGTGTTGACAACATGCCTATCTGCATCATTATAAAGATTGGTTATCTCATATTCTGTGTTCCCATTAAATGTCAATTTCCAATTGTATGACTTCAAAATGTTCTTATCCAGTTTTGTCATTGCTCTTGGAGCAATGTCATTTATCCAAGTCTCACATGCAGCTCTCTTCAAATGTAGCCTAGTCATGACCTGGACGCTAATTGCCTCAAGCATACTTATGATAGGTAAAGACCCGCAACAACAAATACCATGCAATCAATACTCAAAGGCCATAATCAAAGAAATAAATGTgtaaaacaaaacaacaaataaaGACCTGGCATCAAGGATCCATCCATTGAATGTTTCAGCCAGATTATTGTCAATGACATCACACTTGGTGGAAGTCTTGAAATAAACCTTGCAGAATGTCTCCACATCATACTGAAGGACATGGCTGACCATACCTCCTCCCAATAACTCCAGCTTCTCAAAGTTCTGTGTAAGTTGCTGCTTAAATGTAGATTTTGCACATGTCCAAAATCCAATTTTTCTGTCCTCTCCTTTCCACTGCTTTGCCAAGGCAGCATAAACATGTCTTGCACATCTTCTATGCTCAACCTCTGGCAAGTATTCCCTCATAGCACTTTCTAAACCCTacattcaaaaaacaaaaacaataatattagTTTAGACTTCAAGTAATAAAATTAGCATTATATGAATACTACTCAGTCCGGATACCTCACCTTTTGCATGTCACTAATGATCACATATCCATCTCCTTGCTCCAGAGGCAGATCATGTTTCAAACATCTTAGAAACCAAGCCCAATTATCTCTATTTTCCACTTGAACAACTGCCCATGCTATTGGGAACATTTGATTGTTCCCATCATGTCCAATAGCATATAGCAGTTGTCCTTTACATAATCCCTTAAGGAAGCATCCATCCATCCCTATAATTCTTCTACATCCAGCCAACCACCCTTGTTTGCAAGCAGCTAAACAAACATACATCCTATTAAAGTGGTTCACTTCTCCTTCCCTTGTACCCATGACAAAACATGAACTTCCTGGGTTACTGACCGTAATCTCCTCTGCATAGTCATACAGGCGCCTGTACTCCTCTCTGGTCACTGCTATTATATCATCGTGCAGTCTATTCTTCACATTCTTGCACAAGGTCAAACTCACCTTTAAGTGCAATTCTGTTCTACATATGGCCTGTAAATCTAGCAATTTGATGTAAGGCTGCCCCATGAGCCTCTTCTGTAGGTGAGCTGCCAGAAACTTGCTTGTTGC is part of the Mercurialis annua linkage group LG3, ddMerAnnu1.2, whole genome shotgun sequence genome and encodes:
- the LOC126672747 gene encoding uncharacterized protein LOC126672747, which gives rise to MTDDEEDEELQNARTNVRKANKEKNGKKNDQNEVQDGAVAGEDILESEASSEEEDGEDDDDSSKSEGDEEGGSDGSVYYDSDELGSCYSENKEEDGDAPIRKPTDLEKVRYDPETIIPVFSVGMIFRNREECRHALAKYAIMKKLHVHFVKNDTKRVRAKYYTGCPWVFLASINAKDNCLTVKTYTSTHRCFITNVNQMATSKFLAAHLQKRLMGQPYIKLLDLQAICRTELHLKVSLTLCKNVKNRLHDDIIAVTREEYRRLYDYAEEITVSNPGSSCFVMGTREGEVNHFNRMYVCLAACKQGWLAGCRRIIGMDGCFLKGLCKGQLLYAIGHDGNNQMFPIAWAVVQVENRDNWAWFLRCLKHDLPLEQGDGYVIISDMQKGLESAMREYLPEVEHRRCARHVYAALAKQWKGEDRKIGFWTCAKSTFKQQLTQNFEKLELLGGGMVSHVLQYDVETFCKVYFKTSTKCDVIDNNLAETFNGWILDARSLFVVLFYTFISLIMAFEY